In a single window of the Haladaptatus sp. R4 genome:
- a CDS encoding glutamine amidotransferase: protein MTNVLLAGESWTTVQFEIKGRNVMHDSEYGESADEFIETLESVGASVTYQPCHVAAKSFPRTAEELDEYDLVH, encoded by the coding sequence ATGACGAACGTTTTGCTCGCTGGCGAATCGTGGACGACCGTGCAGTTCGAAATCAAAGGGAGAAACGTCATGCACGACAGCGAATACGGCGAATCGGCCGACGAGTTCATCGAGACGCTCGAATCGGTCGGCGCGTCGGTTACCTATCAACCGTGTCACGTCGCCGCGAAGTCCTTCCCGCGGACGGCCGAGGAATTGGACGAGTACGACCTCGTCCACTGA
- a CDS encoding transporter: MVRLSSTVILAGIVLLLIPIPPIATILGILTLALGAVLRFIFDM, from the coding sequence ATGGTTCGACTCTCTTCGACGGTGATCCTCGCCGGTATCGTCCTGTTGCTCATCCCGATTCCCCCCATCGCGACGATTCTCGGGATACTCACCCTCGCCCTCGGGGCCGTGCTTCGATTCATATTCGACATGTAG
- a CDS encoding glutamine amidotransferase, whose amino-acid sequence MLPVEIAAGDDRVETPSGAVPKNEGVPDADLPDEWPHVLGYNRTTAKPEAEVWATVQDDPFLAIGDYGDGSSFAYATDCAPHWAPEGLLSWDGLPTLWERVLDRVC is encoded by the coding sequence GTGCTCCCCGTCGAAATCGCTGCGGGGGACGACCGCGTGGAGACGCCGAGCGGCGCGGTACCGAAAAACGAGGGCGTTCCGGACGCCGACCTGCCGGACGAGTGGCCGCACGTCCTCGGCTACAACCGGACGACGGCGAAACCCGAAGCGGAAGTCTGGGCGACTGTGCAGGACGACCCGTTCCTCGCCATCGGCGACTACGGCGACGGGAGTTCGTTCGCCTACGCGACGGACTGTGCGCCCCACTGGGCACCCGAAGGACTGCTGTCGTGGGACGGCCTCCCGACGCTCTGGGAGCGCGTTCTCGACCGCGTCTGTTAG
- a CDS encoding glucose 1-dehydrogenase produces MRAVAVRRGEPGPQLIDVPKPSPEAGEALVRTLRVGIDGTDHEVIQGNHGGYPDGEEYQILGHEAVGVVEDPNGTAFDAGDLVVPTVRRPVGEPNEYFERGEPDVAPDGTYLERGIVGAHGYMSEYFTSPEQYLVPVPDEFAETGFLVEPISNSEKAIEYAYASRSAFEWTPDSGLVLGNGPLGLLTLAMLVTHDDFDCAYCLGRRDRPDPTIDIIEKLGATYVDSRETPVDDIPDAHEPVDFVYEATGYAPHVFQTVDALAPNGVAALLGIPGDHTFEIDGGRLHRDIVLQNKALLGSVNSNVRHYEMAKTSLAEFPDWLTDDLITGVYDPEDAEKAFESGDDVIKTVVEFDTL; encoded by the coding sequence ATGAGAGCAGTCGCAGTTCGGCGCGGTGAACCCGGCCCACAACTCATCGACGTTCCGAAACCGTCCCCGGAAGCGGGAGAGGCGCTGGTCCGGACCCTTCGGGTCGGCATCGACGGCACCGACCACGAAGTCATTCAGGGAAATCACGGCGGCTATCCGGACGGCGAGGAGTACCAGATCCTCGGCCACGAAGCCGTCGGCGTGGTCGAGGACCCGAACGGAACGGCGTTCGACGCGGGTGACCTCGTCGTCCCGACGGTCAGGCGACCGGTAGGCGAACCGAACGAATACTTCGAACGCGGCGAACCGGACGTCGCTCCCGACGGAACGTACCTCGAACGCGGTATCGTCGGCGCACACGGCTACATGTCCGAGTACTTCACCAGCCCAGAGCAGTACCTCGTCCCCGTTCCCGACGAGTTCGCGGAGACCGGATTTCTGGTCGAACCGATCAGCAACTCCGAGAAGGCCATCGAGTACGCCTACGCCAGTCGCTCGGCGTTCGAGTGGACGCCCGATTCGGGCCTCGTCCTCGGTAACGGCCCGCTCGGATTGCTCACCTTGGCGATGCTCGTGACCCACGACGATTTCGACTGCGCCTACTGTCTCGGCCGCCGGGACCGACCCGACCCGACCATAGACATCATCGAAAAACTCGGGGCGACGTACGTCGATTCTCGTGAAACGCCGGTGGATGACATCCCCGACGCCCACGAACCCGTCGACTTCGTCTACGAGGCCACGGGTTACGCTCCACACGTCTTCCAGACCGTCGATGCCCTCGCGCCGAACGGCGTCGCCGCCCTGCTCGGCATTCCGGGCGACCACACGTTCGAAATCGACGGCGGTCGCCTCCACCGGGACATCGTGCTCCAGAACAAGGCGCTACTCGGGAGCGTCAACTCGAACGTCCGTCACTACGAGATGGCCAAGACATCGCTCGCGGAGTTCCCGGACTGGCTCACCGACGATCTGATAACCGGCGTATACGACCCCGAAGACGCCGAGAAGGCGTTTGAATCCGGCGACGACGTCATCAAAACGGTCGTGGAGTTCGACACGCTGTAG
- the rdfA gene encoding rod-determining factor RdfA, translating into MTDGGTKAEEKVPNSKVARVLREYDLSGFDEELVHRWTAEGEERRSLRQLADDVNRELVRVAMENAGMTILDGDVPNTYRLLTDDDVSAGMRTEAETTLQREGVDVERLRSDFVSHQAVHTYLTKRRGAESPDTPSDEESVERGAETIRRLRSRTAAVSEKTLRTLRDTDRISLGSFDVLVDVRLFCEDCGKQYDAVELIESGGCDCGNDEEA; encoded by the coding sequence ATGACCGACGGCGGAACCAAAGCCGAGGAAAAGGTGCCGAACAGCAAGGTTGCGCGGGTACTCCGCGAGTACGATCTATCGGGCTTCGACGAGGAACTGGTGCATCGTTGGACCGCGGAGGGAGAGGAACGGCGTAGCCTTCGACAGTTGGCCGACGACGTGAACCGGGAACTGGTTCGAGTCGCGATGGAGAACGCCGGAATGACGATACTCGACGGCGACGTGCCGAACACATATCGACTCCTCACCGACGACGACGTGAGCGCGGGGATGCGAACCGAGGCCGAAACCACACTCCAGCGCGAGGGTGTGGACGTCGAGCGCCTCCGTTCCGACTTCGTCTCACATCAGGCCGTCCACACCTACCTCACGAAACGTCGAGGCGCGGAGAGTCCCGACACGCCGTCCGACGAGGAATCGGTGGAGCGCGGCGCGGAAACGATCCGACGACTCCGAAGTCGGACGGCGGCCGTCAGCGAGAAGACGCTCAGGACGCTTCGGGACACCGACCGCATCTCGCTCGGTTCGTTCGACGTACTGGTCGACGTTCGCCTGTTCTGTGAGGACTGCGGGAAACAGTACGATGCGGTCGAACTGATAGAGTCGGGCGGCTGTGACTGCGGAAACGACGAAGAGGCGTAG
- a CDS encoding SDR family NAD(P)-dependent oxidoreductase, which yields MPNELFDLEGEVAVVTGGTRGIGLAIAQAFADAGAAVVPTSRSEDAVDAAVEDVRDRGADSLASPVDVADEDDITTLFDRVESELGGADIVVNNAGFNPDDALGKPEDVSADAFDSVMDVNLRGAFLCSKHAAERLHESGGSVINVASVGGMVGLPRQHPYVASKHGLVGLTRSLALDWAPTVRVNAVAPGYVSTDLTEGLEANDRLRQSIIDRTPIDRFAEPEEIAAPVLFLASDAASFVTGSCLTVDGGWTAQ from the coding sequence ATGCCGAACGAACTATTCGATTTGGAAGGGGAAGTCGCGGTCGTGACCGGCGGAACGCGGGGTATCGGACTCGCCATCGCGCAGGCGTTCGCCGACGCCGGTGCGGCCGTCGTCCCCACGTCCCGTAGTGAGGACGCCGTCGATGCCGCCGTCGAGGACGTTCGAGACCGTGGCGCGGATTCGCTGGCATCGCCCGTCGATGTCGCCGACGAGGACGACATTACGACACTGTTCGACCGCGTGGAGTCGGAACTCGGCGGTGCCGATATCGTCGTGAACAACGCCGGGTTCAATCCGGACGACGCGCTCGGAAAGCCGGAGGACGTCTCTGCAGACGCCTTCGATTCGGTGATGGACGTCAACCTCCGCGGTGCGTTCCTCTGTTCGAAACACGCTGCGGAACGGTTACACGAGTCGGGCGGGAGCGTCATCAACGTCGCCAGCGTCGGCGGGATGGTCGGCCTCCCGCGCCAGCATCCGTACGTCGCGTCGAAGCACGGCCTCGTCGGACTCACGCGAAGCCTCGCGCTCGACTGGGCACCGACCGTCCGAGTGAACGCCGTCGCCCCGGGCTACGTCAGCACCGACCTCACCGAGGGACTCGAAGCGAACGACCGACTCCGCCAGTCGATCATCGACCGAACCCCGATCGACCGCTTCGCGGAACCCGAGGAAATCGCCGCACCGGTCCTCTTTCTCGCCAGCGACGCCGCCTCGTTCGTCACCGGAAGCTGTCTCACCGTGGACGGCGGATGGACGGCGCAGTGA
- a CDS encoding PIG-L deacetylase family protein has translation MATDTLGVLVVGAHPDDCDLKAGGVACKYADDGHDVLFLSMTDGSAGHHELDGEELVRRRREEGIASAAVAGIEFELSDVPDGKLQPSLENRERLIERIREFGPDLVITHRPNDYHPDHRYTAQLVRDAAYMVAVPNVCPETAALESNPVFAYMSDTFDRPNPFSPDVVVDIDDTVERKFEMLDCHDSQMYEWLPYVEGTIDEVPDDPDERFRWLRNGGLPHVRALSDVAGRYRDGLVERYGPDGTDVQYAEAFEASEYGKPLTEDEAARLFPF, from the coding sequence ATGGCTACGGATACCTTGGGAGTTCTCGTCGTGGGCGCGCATCCCGACGATTGCGACCTCAAAGCCGGTGGTGTGGCGTGCAAATATGCCGACGACGGTCACGACGTGCTGTTCCTCTCGATGACGGACGGTTCCGCCGGACACCACGAACTCGACGGCGAAGAACTGGTTCGACGACGACGTGAGGAGGGAATCGCATCGGCGGCGGTCGCCGGTATCGAATTCGAACTGTCCGACGTCCCGGACGGAAAACTCCAACCGTCGCTCGAAAACCGGGAACGACTCATCGAACGGATTCGGGAGTTCGGTCCCGACCTCGTGATCACTCACCGCCCGAACGACTACCACCCGGACCACCGCTACACGGCACAACTCGTGCGGGATGCGGCCTACATGGTCGCCGTGCCGAACGTCTGCCCCGAGACGGCCGCCCTCGAATCGAACCCCGTCTTCGCGTACATGAGCGACACGTTCGACCGACCCAACCCGTTCTCGCCGGACGTGGTGGTCGATATCGACGACACCGTCGAGCGCAAGTTCGAGATGCTCGACTGCCACGACAGTCAGATGTACGAGTGGCTTCCGTACGTGGAGGGGACCATCGACGAGGTGCCCGACGACCCCGACGAGCGGTTCCGCTGGTTGCGAAACGGCGGCCTTCCCCACGTTCGGGCGCTTTCGGACGTGGCCGGTCGGTACCGCGACGGACTGGTCGAACGGTACGGTCCGGACGGTACGGACGTCCAGTACGCCGAGGCGTTCGAGGCGAGCGAGTATGGCAAGCCGCTCACCGAGGACGAGGCGGCGCGACTGTTCCCGTTCTGA
- a CDS encoding O-antigen ligase, whose product MSIRDQRTTSVSLNPLTGEFQPIALLQLLLIPLLFVAVLLRVPNAPEQYGSFHIDMLYLYLAPVLLLMYSYYNRDRNLWLHVAQVSVLILLTFVLLRQHNKYIPPDGRTFQVAFVYILYVLYPILGHRFVEFVRSRALFIGAYSVLLGVYFYHVNEMSAGSTKASFVVYVALVFGLSLFFLPRYVNRDVFLWAVSLISGFVALVGLPAYVVGNYQLSWLQIQLYHATFDLPLFGQTHFLQSIFSNPNTTGIVAFAGAFGALVLASDSVRQRRYVAASMAIPLLVLNVLALVLSYSRSSWLAFGLASVIYVGYLAFDRRSLPFTVVGLGAMTVLFIGGIFLSIVPIDTNGRFVLWKAGVQAVYHAPSAFGYGVVNTHDVIAPFISVERIRGHSPHNSYVEIFLQVGVVGGLAYLTLVGGSILEGIVRRDSVDVAMLAFAFGFAVHQMFEAYSLFNVAIGSILSALVFGYLICGYLD is encoded by the coding sequence ATGAGTATCCGTGACCAACGAACGACCTCCGTATCCCTGAATCCCCTTACCGGCGAGTTTCAGCCGATAGCCTTACTCCAACTGCTTTTGATACCGCTCCTCTTCGTCGCGGTTCTTCTTCGCGTGCCGAACGCACCCGAACAGTACGGATCGTTTCATATCGACATGCTCTATCTCTACCTCGCTCCGGTTTTGTTGCTCATGTACAGTTATTACAACCGGGACCGGAACTTGTGGCTACACGTCGCACAAGTGTCCGTACTGATACTGCTGACGTTCGTCCTCCTGCGACAACACAACAAGTACATTCCGCCGGATGGGCGGACCTTCCAGGTCGCGTTCGTCTACATACTGTACGTTCTGTACCCGATTCTCGGCCATCGCTTCGTGGAGTTCGTCCGAAGTCGGGCGCTGTTCATCGGCGCGTATTCGGTGTTGCTCGGGGTGTATTTCTATCACGTCAACGAGATGAGTGCCGGGTCGACGAAGGCATCGTTCGTCGTGTACGTGGCGCTCGTCTTCGGACTGAGCCTCTTTTTCCTGCCGAGATACGTCAATCGTGACGTCTTCCTGTGGGCCGTATCGCTCATCTCCGGATTCGTCGCCTTGGTGGGTCTTCCGGCGTACGTGGTCGGGAACTACCAACTGTCGTGGCTGCAAATCCAACTGTATCACGCGACGTTCGACCTCCCGCTCTTCGGGCAAACCCATTTCCTCCAGTCGATATTCTCGAACCCGAACACCACCGGAATCGTCGCCTTCGCGGGTGCGTTCGGAGCGCTCGTGTTGGCGAGCGATTCCGTACGACAAAGGCGGTACGTCGCGGCCTCGATGGCGATACCGCTATTGGTGTTGAACGTCCTCGCCCTCGTCCTCTCTTACTCCCGGTCGTCGTGGCTCGCGTTCGGCCTGGCATCGGTCATCTACGTCGGATACCTGGCTTTCGACCGTCGGAGTCTCCCGTTCACCGTCGTCGGTTTGGGAGCGATGACGGTCCTGTTCATCGGTGGAATCTTCCTGTCGATAGTGCCGATAGACACGAACGGTCGATTCGTCCTCTGGAAAGCGGGCGTTCAGGCCGTCTACCACGCTCCATCAGCGTTCGGATACGGGGTCGTCAACACGCACGACGTCATTGCCCCGTTCATCTCCGTCGAGAGGATTCGCGGACACTCGCCGCACAACTCCTACGTCGAGATATTCCTCCAGGTCGGTGTGGTTGGCGGCCTCGCGTACCTCACACTCGTCGGGGGAAGTATCCTCGAAGGAATCGTCCGTCGGGACAGCGTCGACGTTGCGATGCTCGCGTTCGCGTTCGGATTCGCGGTCCATCAGATGTTCGAAGCATATTCGCTGTTCAACGTCGCGATTGGCTCGATACTCTCGGCGCTCGTGTTCGGCTATCTCATCTGCGGCTACCTCGACTGA